The following proteins are encoded in a genomic region of Culex pipiens pallens isolate TS unplaced genomic scaffold, TS_CPP_V2 Cpp_Un0047, whole genome shotgun sequence:
- the LOC120431112 gene encoding uncharacterized proline-rich protein-like — HPPHPPTPPPPPPPPPTHPPHPPPTPPPPPPTPPPPHPPHPPPP, encoded by the exons caccccccccacccccccaccccacccccacccccccccccaccccccacccaccccccccaccccccccccacccccccaccc ccgccccccacccccccacccccccaccccccccacccaccccccccc